CTCGCCACCTGATTCAGGGGCATGACCGAGCCGTAGTACTCGACCTTGAGGTGCGCGAGGAGGGCGGGGTTAGCCCGGCCGGTGCGCAGGCCCCCCAGGTTGGCCTCGAAGGCCTCCACCGTTTTTTGCATGTGCGCTCGAGCTTCGCGATAGACCTCTTTAAGCATGGTCCACCTCCATCAGCTGTGAATCAAGGTGCCGATACGCTCCCCCTGAATAATACCCACCAGCGCACCCGGTTTAAAGATATCGAAGACCACGATGGGCAGTTTGCCCTCCATGCACAGGCTGACCGCGGTGGCGTCCATGACCTGGAGCCCCTTGGACAGGACCTCCATGTACGTCAGCTCGTCGTACTTGACGGCGTTCGGGTTTTTGCGGGGATCGTCGGAGTACACGCCGTCCACCTGGTTTTTGGCCATGAGCACCACGTCGACGCCCATCTCCAGGCCGCGCAGCGCGGCCGCGGTGTCCGTGGAGAAGAAAGGATTCCCAGTTCCCGCGCCGAAGATGACCACCCGCCCCTTCTCGAGGTGCCGTAACGCCCGGCGACGGATGTAGGGCTCGGCTACCTCGGCCATCGTGAGGGCGGTTTGGACGCGCGTCTCGAGTCCCAGGGACTCTAGCGCGTCCTGGAGGGCGAGGGCGTTCATGCTGGTGGCCAGCATGCCGATGTAGTCCGCGGTAGCCCGGTCCATGCCGACCCCCTGGCGGGCGCCGCGCCAGAGGTTCCCGGCGCCCACGACGACGGCGAGCTGCACTCCGGTGCGCTTCGCCTTTTGGATCTCCTCGGCAAGTGCGCGGGTCGCGTCGGGAGAAATGCCTTTGCCGTCGGGCCCCGCGAGGAACTCGCCGGACAGCTTGAGCAGTACGCGCTTGTACTTCATCGCTTTAAAAACGGCCCCCTTTCGGGGGCCTATGGGCTTAACCGCCGATTTCGAAGCGGCAGAAGCGTTTGACGACGATGTTCTCCCCGATCTTGGCGATGGCCTGCTGTACCAGCTCGCCCACCGTGATCTTGTCGTCCTTGACGAAGGGCTGCTCGAGCAGCACGTTCTCCTCGTAGAACTTCTTGAGGCGCCCTTCGGCGATCTTGGCCGCGATCTGTTCGGGTTTGCCCTCGTTCAGGGCCGCTTGGATGTAGATCTGACGCTCTTTCTCGACCTCCTCAGCGGGCACCTCGTCCTTGGAGACGTAGCGGGGCGCGGCCATCGCGATATGCATCGCGATATCCTTCGCGAGCTTCTGGAACTCCTCGTTGCGCGCCACGAAGTCGGTCTCGCAGTTCAGCTCCACCATCACGCCGACGCGCTGGTTGTGGTGGATGTACGACCCGATGATGCCCTCGCGGGCCTCGCGGTCGGCCTTCTTCGCGGCCTTCACCGCTCCGCGTTCCCGCAGGATCTGCAGGGCTTTCTCCTCGTCCCAACCGGCCTCCTCGAGGGCCTTCTTCACGTCCATCATGCCAGCGCCGGTGGAGGCGCGCAGCTTCTTGATGAGTTCCATCTGGCTCATGCCTCGGCCTCCTTCCCTTCCGTCACAGCTTCCGGGGCCGCTTCCGCTTCGGCTTCCGCCTCGGCCTCGCCGCCCCGCGCTTCGATGATCACGTCGGTCAACCGGCTCGTGATGAGCTGGATCGAGCGGATCGCGTCGTCGTTACCGGGGATGATGTAGTCGATCAGGTCCGGGTCGGAGTCGGTATCGGCCAGCGCCACGATCGGGATGCCGAGCTTTCGGGCTTCCCGCACCGCGATGAGTTCCTTGGTGGGGTCCACCACGAACAGCGCGTCCGGGAGGCGCTTCAAGCGGCGGAAGCCGCTCAGGTACTTTTTCAAGCGGTCCAGCTCGTGTTTGAGACGGACCTGTTCTTTTTTGGGGCGCTCCTTGATCTCTTCGGACTCGAAGAGGGCCTCGAGCTCCTCGAGACGGTTCACCCGGGCGCTGATCGTCTTGAAGTTGGTGAGCATCCCGCCCAGCCAGCGCTGGTTCACGTACGGCATGCCCACGCGGTCGGCCTCGAGCTGGATGATCTCCTGCGCCTGCTTCTTGGTGCCGACGTAGAGGATCACCCCGCCGCGCGCCGCGAGGTCCTGCACGAAGTTGCAGGTCTTCTCGATCTCGACCAGCGTTTTTTGCAGGTCGATGATGAAAACCCCGTTGCGCTCGGCGTAGATGTACTTCTTCATCTTGGGGTTCCACCGCTTGGTCTCGTGACCAAAGTGGACCCCGGCCTCCAGGAGCTCTTTGATAGATACGTTACAAGCCATGGTCCTCCGCTCGGGGGGCGTTGAGGTTGGGATTTGGGCGTACCTTCAGGGTTGTGCGGGGGACGCCCCCCTGCCCCCGACGGCCTTCCGGCACGCCTCAATGATTATAGTGGCTGGTTGGGCGTATGGGAAGCGGGGGTGTTTTGGGGAAGATATTCACTAGCGGTAGATATCGTGAAATAAATCACTTAATTGGTTTGACGCCCCTACCTAAATGCCGTAAAATACGCCCGGCTGGGCGTAGCCCAAGCACACGGGGCCGTAGCTCAGAGGGAGAGCACCTGCCTTGCAAGCAGGGGGTCAGCGGTTCGAATCCGCTCGGCTCCACCAGCGAGCGAAAAGACCCCGGGTTAAACCCGGGGTCTCGGCGTTGTATCACCCAAAGATGCCTCCCGGTCCGCAGTGCCCGCGCGACTGAAGCCATTCCTGCAGGGAAACGGACCCGTCACTGAAGACGAGGGTTACGTTCGCGCCGGGGCAGGTGTCGTCTTGGAAGTCGTTCTGATCCAGGAATCCGCTAAAGGAAAGGGCTTGCTGCCCGTTGTACTCGACGAACCCGTTCAGGTCGATCCGGACGGGGTTGCCCTGGGCGTCAAGCTGAACGCTGCTCACGGTGATATTGAAGACGAACGACTCATCGCCGGCCTGCGTGGTGACGGTGAACTCCCCGCTTTGGACCTCGATCTCGGAGATAAAGCAATCGCTCCCCCGCGTCAGCGTACCGTTCAGGGTGAGGTCGAGGCGGAGCAACGCCGTCGGATTCGTGTTGGTGGTGTGGAGCTCCACGTGAGCCTGGAGGGTGTCCGTCGTGCCTTCCGTGAGGTTGTACCCGATATCCCAGTTGAGCTGCTTGATCTGACCCAGGGAGCCCGTGAAGGAGAGGAAGGTGGGCTCCAGGATGGGGGTGCCGTTGCAGTCGTACCAGGCGGCCGCGAAGTCCGCCGTTCCCACGACCTCTGCATTCAGGGGCGGCATAGGCCCTCCCCCTTCACCCAGGGTCATCTGGATGTGCGTATTTTGAGGGACCTCGTGGCTGACCCCGTCGCGATCATGCGCCCAGCGCGTGCTCTGATCGTCTTGGTCCCAGTCCACTAAGAGCTCAGCCACCTGGGTGTTGTGCGGCCACTTCAGGCCGAAGTCGTAAGGCGAGGGCGGCGTGTACGGCACGGGTTCGCCGAGGGTGTAGTCGGTCCCCCCCCTGGGCAGTTCGCTGCTCGGGTTCGGGTGGCTTAGGCTTCGCACCCCCTGCATGGAGAGGTCGTAGACTCGGAGCGGGTGAACGCTCGAGGGGCGGGGGGTTTGCAGGAAGGCGATCATGTCTTGCGTGAGGGGAAGCGGGCCGGTGTTGAAGGCGCTGAAGACCGTGTCGCTCCCCAGGTCCTGGATCGCTTGGTCCAGCGCGGCGCGATAGGCCTGCCAGGCCTGATCGAACTCCGCTTGGCTCAACCCTCCGCCAGGGCCGGGACCGGGACCGGGGCCCGGACCGGTCCCCCCGTCACCGGGAAGGCCTTGAAGACCGCAAGCAGCGATAACAATCCCTAAAAATCCAAGACCCAATGCCTTTTTCATGGCATTCCTCCTTAATCCTCAATGCACAGCGCTGAATTGATGGCCTGGAATATATAGGTTACCCCCTCCCCGCTTGGGGTACCGTGAGGCTGCTTTCACATTCCTTGGGCCCCATCCATCCCGCCCTGCAGCGAGAGGCGCACCCTACGAAGCCGCGCTCACCACAAGGGAGGCACCGCCACGTAGCGCACATGACCGCCGCAGCGCCCGTCCGCGTAGTGCACGGTGGCCTCGAGGCGCTTGATGGGGCCCCCGTAGTGGAACGAGATCCACAACACGTGCGCGGTGGGGTCGTACTGGATGTCGTCCACGCCTTTGAAGAGGTCCCGGCACTGCATCTCCCTGCCGTTGCCGTCGTCGTAACAGACGGTGACCAGGCTCAGGGCCTGGTCGGGGAAGGGGCGGGGGGTGCGCAGCACGTACCGGACGGGCTGCCCGTTCCGGTAGCCGTACCGGATGGGGAGGCTCCAGTTCGCGCGGTCGTAGGGCAGCACCACGCGCACCAGCGTGCCTTTGCGGTACACCTTGGCCGGTAGGGGGTCCCCGGTCAGGGGATAGATCCCGTCGGGACAGTAGAGGACACCGCGCGTGGCCTCTTCAGGAAGGAGCTGCGCTAGGGCCACGCCCGCGAGCAGCGATGCGACATAGAGCACAATTCGCAGCACGTTCATATCATAGTTGAAGCCTCGTGCGGCGCGTAAGGGGTGCTTGACGCGTTGGGGCGTACGGTACTAGCGTAGGGACATGCGGCCTCGCGTGCGCACCCCCCGGAGTTACAAGTGGCACCACCAGCGGTGGTGGTGCGGCTAGGCCAGCATCCTTAGGTTTCGGTTTCCCTCGAAAACTCGGTTTGCCATCTAGGAGGAGGTGTGCCTGTGTTACCGGACTACCCCTTACCCGACGCCCGTGGCCGTTTCGGCGTGTACGGCGGGCGTTATGTGCCCGAGACCCTGATTCCAGCCCTCGAGGAGCTCGAGGCGGCCTACCGAGAGGCGAAGGCGGACCCGGAGTTCCTCAAGGCCCTCGAGTATTACCGCACCCGCTACGCGGGGCGCCCCACGCCGCTGTACTTCGCGGCGAACCTCACCCGGCACTGGGGGGGCGCGCGGGTGTACCTGAAGCGCGAGGACCTGAACCATACCGGCGCGCACAAGATCAACAACACCCTAGGCCAGGCGCTGCTCGCGCGGCGCATGGGGAAACGCCGGGTGATCGCGGAGACCGGCGCGGGGCAGCACGGTGTGTCGGTGGCGACGGTCGCGGCGCTGTTTGGCCTGGAGTGCGTCGTGTAC
This region of Marinithermus hydrothermalis DSM 14884 genomic DNA includes:
- the rpsB gene encoding 30S ribosomal protein S2; this translates as MACNVSIKELLEAGVHFGHETKRWNPKMKKYIYAERNGVFIIDLQKTLVEIEKTCNFVQDLAARGGVILYVGTKKQAQEIIQLEADRVGMPYVNQRWLGGMLTNFKTISARVNRLEELEALFESEEIKERPKKEQVRLKHELDRLKKYLSGFRRLKRLPDALFVVDPTKELIAVREARKLGIPIVALADTDSDPDLIDYIIPGNDDAIRSIQLITSRLTDVIIEARGGEAEAEAEAEAAPEAVTEGKEAEA
- the pyrH gene encoding UMP kinase, whose product is MKYKRVLLKLSGEFLAGPDGKGISPDATRALAEEIQKAKRTGVQLAVVVGAGNLWRGARQGVGMDRATADYIGMLATSMNALALQDALESLGLETRVQTALTMAEVAEPYIRRRALRHLEKGRVVIFGAGTGNPFFSTDTAAALRGLEMGVDVVLMAKNQVDGVYSDDPRKNPNAVKYDELTYMEVLSKGLQVMDATAVSLCMEGKLPIVVFDIFKPGALVGIIQGERIGTLIHS
- the tsf gene encoding translation elongation factor Ts encodes the protein MSQMELIKKLRASTGAGMMDVKKALEEAGWDEEKALQILRERGAVKAAKKADREAREGIIGSYIHHNQRVGVMVELNCETDFVARNEEFQKLAKDIAMHIAMAAPRYVSKDEVPAEEVEKERQIYIQAALNEGKPEQIAAKIAEGRLKKFYEENVLLEQPFVKDDKITVGELVQQAIAKIGENIVVKRFCRFEIGG